The Rhizobium leguminosarum genome includes a region encoding these proteins:
- a CDS encoding HupE/UreJ family protein, whose product MKQPPLGGGGRGFVSRPFVLQLFLVLILVFAWAGTAAAHAVAEGDKGYIQEITGVNLIPFIYLGAKHMVTGYDHLLFLFGVIFFLYRLKHIGIYVSLFAIGHSTTMLLGVYFGWNVSSYLIDAIIGLSVVYKALDNLGAFQRWFGHQPDTKLATLIFGFFHGLGLATKILEYEIAQDGLVPNLLAFNLGVEIGQLIALAIILIGMSYWRKTSSFIRHAYTANVLMMTAGFVLIGYQLTGYFVA is encoded by the coding sequence ATGAAACAACCACCTCTTGGAGGCGGCGGTCGCGGGTTTGTGTCCCGCCCGTTCGTTCTCCAGCTTTTCCTTGTCTTAATTTTGGTATTCGCTTGGGCGGGAACGGCGGCAGCACATGCCGTCGCTGAGGGCGATAAGGGCTACATCCAGGAAATCACAGGCGTCAACCTGATACCATTTATCTACCTCGGGGCGAAGCACATGGTGACCGGATACGACCACCTGTTGTTCCTCTTCGGCGTGATTTTCTTCCTATACAGGCTGAAACACATCGGCATCTACGTCAGCCTGTTTGCCATTGGACATTCGACGACCATGCTTCTGGGCGTCTATTTCGGGTGGAACGTCAGCTCCTACCTGATCGATGCGATCATCGGCCTGTCAGTCGTCTATAAGGCGCTCGATAACCTCGGGGCATTCCAACGATGGTTCGGCCACCAGCCAGACACGAAGCTCGCCACTCTCATCTTCGGCTTCTTCCACGGTCTGGGGCTTGCGACAAAAATCCTGGAATACGAAATCGCCCAGGATGGCCTCGTTCCCAATCTTCTCGCCTTCAACTTGGGCGTGGAAATTGGGCAGCTCATCGCTCTCGCGATCATCCTTATCGGCATGAGTTACTGGCGGAAGACGTCAAGCTTCATCCGCCATGCCTATACCGCCAACGTCCTCATGATGACCGCCGGGTTCGTGCTGATCGGATATCAGCTCACCGGCTATTTCGTCGCCTAA
- a CDS encoding cytochrome c, with translation MGMNASVRKLAVLVLPIAVFATAISVATAQTALPSNSIQRQDGMKAMANAAKSINAMFKNTSPYDAKAFKAAAETIRAHSGATLSTLFDGSGTTAGSKASASIETDRQQFDKLANDLGIYASALSVAADRNPDTLGPETRMQGGEAMMGGPLARKIDAAREAESMPAEHAFHLMLQTCTSCHAKFRIEPK, from the coding sequence ATGGGGATGAATGCAAGCGTGAGGAAACTAGCAGTTCTTGTTCTTCCAATAGCCGTTTTCGCCACAGCGATCTCCGTAGCAACCGCCCAAACCGCCCTGCCAAGCAACTCTATCCAAAGACAAGACGGCATGAAGGCGATGGCAAACGCCGCCAAGTCCATCAACGCCATGTTCAAGAACACGTCGCCCTACGACGCAAAAGCGTTCAAAGCGGCCGCCGAGACCATTCGGGCTCACTCGGGAGCTACCTTGTCGACGTTGTTCGACGGTTCCGGCACCACGGCTGGCTCGAAAGCCAGCGCAAGCATTGAAACCGACCGTCAACAGTTCGACAAGTTGGCAAACGATCTTGGCATTTACGCGTCGGCCCTGTCCGTCGCAGCTGACCGAAATCCCGATACGCTCGGCCCCGAAACGCGAATGCAGGGGGGCGAGGCCATGATGGGCGGACCCCTGGCACGGAAGATTGACGCCGCACGAGAAGCGGAATCAATGCCCGCCGAACATGCCTTTCATCTGATGCTTCAAACGTGCACGTCTTGCCATGCCAAGTTCCGGATCGAACCCAAGTAG
- a CDS encoding acyltransferase family protein, producing the protein MNTIVNSDSAYFPSARSLASQATEKVQSRAVGPDVLRSLAILLVMLVHLPVEATPSLLVGIRTYGWLGVDIFFVLSGFLIGTQLFKEVFRTGNVGLKSFYLRRAFRIFPAFFVVLGLYAIFPILRDAPTMQPVWSFATFTVNFDFDPRVGRAFTQAWSLCVEEHFYLVLPLLVLLLHRRISTGWMLLTAMALVVAGMILRYAIWESQVGVLVDADKLRDAFAVYLRDVYYPTYTRLDGLMFGVILAAARFFKPELCKRHAPPRVALPLGAALVVAALVLFSIRGPLAGTNLFLVFQAQLGAVAGFPLISIGIALILGAMLDLEHVLKRWPVPGAVIVATLSYSLYLTHKSVFHVDRLIFGEENLQGGFGFVIYLATSFAAATVLWFCVERTFLLIRDRVLSPSK; encoded by the coding sequence ATGAACACTATCGTCAATTCAGATTCTGCTTATTTCCCATCAGCACGAAGTCTCGCGTCTCAAGCCACGGAGAAGGTACAATCAAGGGCGGTTGGCCCCGATGTTCTCCGATCATTGGCGATCCTGCTTGTTATGCTGGTGCACCTACCAGTCGAGGCGACACCATCCCTGTTGGTCGGCATTCGTACCTATGGGTGGCTAGGGGTCGATATTTTCTTTGTTTTGAGCGGGTTTCTGATCGGAACCCAACTCTTCAAGGAAGTTTTCCGAACCGGAAACGTTGGGCTGAAGTCCTTCTATCTGCGCCGTGCCTTTCGTATTTTCCCGGCGTTTTTCGTTGTTCTCGGCCTCTACGCAATTTTCCCCATTCTCCGGGACGCTCCGACGATGCAACCGGTCTGGAGCTTTGCGACCTTCACTGTAAATTTCGACTTCGATCCTCGCGTAGGACGAGCCTTTACGCAGGCATGGTCGCTTTGTGTCGAGGAGCATTTCTATTTGGTCTTGCCGCTTCTCGTATTGCTGTTGCATCGTCGGATTAGCACGGGTTGGATGCTTTTGACCGCTATGGCGTTGGTGGTTGCGGGAATGATCCTTCGATACGCGATTTGGGAAAGCCAGGTCGGCGTTCTTGTTGATGCCGACAAGCTGAGAGATGCCTTCGCCGTATATCTCAGGGACGTATATTATCCGACATACACCCGCCTGGATGGCCTGATGTTCGGTGTGATCCTCGCTGCGGCAAGATTTTTCAAACCGGAACTCTGCAAGCGTCACGCGCCTCCGCGTGTCGCCCTGCCGTTAGGAGCCGCTCTCGTCGTGGCGGCACTTGTACTGTTTTCCATCCGAGGACCACTTGCAGGAACAAACCTCTTTCTCGTCTTCCAGGCGCAGCTTGGTGCAGTTGCCGGATTTCCGCTGATTTCAATCGGCATCGCCCTAATTCTTGGCGCTATGCTCGACTTGGAGCATGTTCTGAAACGGTGGCCGGTTCCGGGTGCCGTGATTGTCGCCACCTTGTCGTACAGCCTGTATCTGACCCACAAATCGGTCTTCCATGTTGACAGACTTATCTTCGGGGAAGAGAACCTTCAGGGTGGTTTTGGCTTCGTGATTTATCTGGCGACCAGCTTTGCGGCTGCAACCGTGCTCTGGTTTTGCGTAGAGAGGACCTTCCTCCTCATTCGAGATCGCGTTCTCTCTCCGAGCAAATGA
- a CDS encoding DUF305 domain-containing protein has protein sequence MKTLVKYSLAAAGALSILVIMPAASFAEMAYPEKCKSEMDMSKMDMMSGDMGMGDMMTDYQKASMEGMKSMHMNMMQGMMKKDADVAFVCGMIAHHMGAISMSEVELKYGDNEWAKKAAQKIIEAQTKEIAEMNEWLDKEAK, from the coding sequence ATGAAAACTCTCGTAAAATATTCGCTCGCTGCAGCAGGCGCTCTTTCAATACTCGTGATTATGCCAGCCGCCTCTTTCGCGGAGATGGCCTATCCGGAAAAGTGCAAGTCCGAGATGGACATGTCAAAGATGGATATGATGTCCGGTGACATGGGCATGGGCGACATGATGACCGACTATCAGAAGGCATCAATGGAAGGCATGAAGTCGATGCACATGAACATGATGCAAGGCATGATGAAAAAGGACGCCGACGTCGCCTTCGTTTGCGGGATGATCGCCCATCACATGGGCGCGATCAGCATGTCCGAGGTTGAGCTGAAATATGGTGACAACGAATGGGCCAAAAAGGCTGCCCAGAAGATCATCGAGGCGCAGACCAAAGAAATCGCCGAGATGAATGAGTGGCTCGACAAGGAAGCGAAGTAG
- a CDS encoding four-helix bundle copper-binding protein — protein MHHLSDEMKACIDNCLACYRECLSMAMGHCLEMGGKHTEPQHFKLMMACAEICRTSAHFMLIGSEHHKHVCRECAEICAQCAEDCERVGDMESCVAACRRCAESCTKMAA, from the coding sequence ATGCATCACCTTTCAGACGAAATGAAAGCCTGCATCGACAATTGTCTCGCTTGCTATCGTGAGTGCTTGTCGATGGCCATGGGGCACTGCCTGGAAATGGGCGGCAAGCACACCGAACCGCAACATTTCAAGCTCATGATGGCCTGCGCGGAAATCTGCCGAACTTCGGCTCATTTCATGCTCATTGGTTCAGAGCATCACAAGCACGTCTGCCGAGAGTGCGCCGAAATCTGCGCTCAGTGCGCGGAGGATTGTGAGCGTGTCGGGGACATGGAGTCGTGTGTAGCGGCTTGCCGTCGCTGTGCGGAGAGCTGCACAAAAATGGCGGCTTGA
- a CDS encoding DUF4238 domain-containing protein yields the protein MLSRFLKHHYIPQFYLKPWLGADNKLTEYRRLKFPHEQFPRLEIKRRGTGETGYAENLYIIPGATPETKQNIEKIFMGAVDKKAADARDQLLQSNIPTDPELRHAWARFLLSLIIRTPEEIRAFKVKVIRDMDVPDPAFQARYDQVRKENWPSTLEDYMKLESPKMLERTAIMVATKLIQNENVLRTFMGAMWWVLDISAVSRRILTSDHPVIMTNGLGRPDGHFALPLSPTKVFVAFMNAEFGEAVRRIPIGRIVREVNDGVIGQGRRSVYAADEQSTTEVKKRMGKRDYMLPFPREIMKN from the coding sequence CTGCTGAGTCGTTTCCTGAAACATCACTACATTCCCCAGTTCTACCTGAAGCCTTGGCTCGGAGCAGATAACAAGCTCACGGAGTACCGGCGGCTCAAATTCCCGCACGAGCAGTTTCCCAGGCTTGAGATAAAGAGGCGAGGGACCGGAGAGACCGGTTATGCAGAGAACCTCTACATCATTCCTGGTGCCACTCCTGAGACAAAGCAGAACATCGAAAAGATATTCATGGGAGCGGTCGACAAGAAGGCGGCGGATGCTCGTGACCAGCTGCTCCAGAGCAACATCCCGACCGATCCAGAGTTAAGGCATGCTTGGGCGCGTTTTCTTCTGTCTCTGATCATCCGCACTCCCGAGGAGATTCGAGCGTTCAAGGTCAAAGTTATTAGAGACATGGATGTGCCCGATCCGGCTTTCCAAGCCCGGTATGACCAGGTGCGCAAGGAAAATTGGCCTTCCACGCTGGAAGATTATATGAAGCTGGAGAGCCCCAAGATGCTGGAACGGACCGCCATTATGGTTGCGACCAAGCTCATCCAGAACGAAAACGTTCTTCGGACCTTCATGGGTGCGATGTGGTGGGTTTTGGATATTTCGGCCGTTTCCAGGCGCATCCTGACCTCTGACCATCCGGTCATCATGACAAATGGGCTCGGAAGACCCGATGGGCATTTCGCGCTACCGCTCAGTCCGACGAAGGTATTCGTCGCTTTTATGAATGCCGAATTTGGTGAGGCTGTTCGGCGGATACCTATCGGCCGCATTGTGCGAGAGGTGAATGACGGAGTGATAGGTCAGGGGCGTCGTTCTGTGTATGCGGCTGATGAGCAGAGCACGACCGAAGTGAAGAAGCGCATGGGTAAGCGGGATTATATGCTCCCGTTTCCACGCGAGATCATGAAGAACTGA
- a CDS encoding TetR/AcrR family transcriptional regulator codes for MATANHTIDRRIARTRTSLHRALISLIIEKGYDSITVEEICQAANVGRSTFYLHYTGKDDLKQSGLDGLRRQLAETAAHAAKGEGSQRLGFSLAMFEHARDHVDVYRALAGSRGGAVALGTIRQILSDLVRAELATNVGKPLQDAIPRELVVQYVVGAYMAVLTWWLDGGTKLPPDRVDAMFRRLASEGVMAKDS; via the coding sequence ATGGCAACAGCCAACCATACGATTGACCGCAGGATAGCCCGAACCAGGACATCGCTACACCGAGCCCTGATTTCCTTGATTATTGAAAAGGGCTACGATTCCATCACCGTTGAAGAAATATGCCAGGCAGCGAACGTAGGTCGATCAACCTTCTATCTGCACTACACGGGCAAGGATGATTTGAAGCAAAGCGGCCTCGACGGCTTGCGCAGGCAACTTGCTGAAACGGCGGCTCATGCGGCGAAGGGCGAGGGGAGCCAACGTTTGGGCTTCAGCCTCGCTATGTTCGAACATGCCCGCGACCATGTCGATGTTTATCGGGCGTTGGCGGGCAGTCGCGGAGGTGCGGTCGCACTTGGCACAATTCGCCAGATACTCTCCGATTTAGTCCGAGCCGAACTGGCGACCAATGTCGGCAAGCCCTTGCAAGATGCCATCCCGCGAGAACTCGTTGTTCAATACGTCGTTGGTGCCTACATGGCGGTACTGACCTGGTGGTTGGATGGAGGCACGAAACTGCCGCCCGACCGAGTCGATGCGATGTTTCGTCGATTGGCGTCAGAAGGGGTGATGGCGAAGGACTCTTGA
- a CDS encoding heavy metal translocating P-type ATPase, translating to MTAISKFTPASPLPLATDFGIEGMTCSSCVLRVEKAIAAVPGVASANVNLATERATVRFNGAPDTSGVLRAIEKAGYEPKIVTQELSVEGMTCASCVSRVEKALKAVPGVIDASVNLATEKATVRLISGTTEITALEAAVRGAGYDVRKVVATEVSGDGDDHRTVEIRTLKNLLFFSALLTLPLFLLEMGSHFIPGVHELIMDTIGMRNNLYLQFVLATVVLFGPGLRFFQKGVPNLLRWTPDMNSLVVLGTSAAWGYSVVATFLPGLLPPGTANVYYEAAAVIVTLILLGRYLEARAKGRTSQAIKRLVGLQPKTAFVSHGGEFVEIQISDVVVGDIIRIRPGEKIPVDGTVVDGSSYVDESMITGEPVPVQKSANSEVVGGTINKTGSFTFKATKVGSDTLLAQIIKMVEAAQGSKLPIQALVDKVTGWFVPAVILAAIVTFAAWYVFGPSPALTFALVNAVAVLIIACPCAMGLATPTSIMVGTGRAAELGILFRKGEALQSLREADVVALDKTGTLTKGRPELTDLIVADGFDADLVLAQIASLESLSEHPIAEAIVSAAKAKGVGLATVKNFEATPGFGVSGTVDGSDILVGADRALQLHKIDVSTFAREAERLGDSGKSPLYAAIDGRLAAIIAVSDPIKETTPQAIKALHNLGLKVAMITGDNRRTAEAIARQLGIDEVIAEVLPEGKVEAVKRLRHDNRKVAFIGDGINDAPALTEADVGLAVGTGTDIAIESADVVLMSGDLNGVPKAIALSKATILNIKQNLFWAFAYNVLLIPVAAGVLYPVNGTLMSPIFAAAAMAMSSVFVLGNALRLRRANPA from the coding sequence ATGACTGCGATTTCAAAGTTTACCCCAGCCTCTCCGCTACCCCTTGCCACCGATTTTGGCATCGAGGGGATGACATGCTCATCCTGCGTTCTCCGTGTGGAAAAAGCTATTGCGGCCGTGCCGGGCGTGGCTTCCGCCAATGTTAATTTGGCTACGGAACGAGCAACCGTTCGCTTCAATGGAGCGCCGGACACCAGTGGGGTTCTCCGCGCAATCGAAAAGGCTGGATATGAGCCCAAGATCGTCACCCAGGAACTCAGTGTCGAAGGCATGACCTGCGCCTCGTGCGTCTCTCGTGTTGAAAAGGCGCTGAAGGCGGTGCCCGGTGTCATCGACGCTTCTGTGAACCTCGCTACGGAAAAGGCGACCGTTCGTCTCATCTCCGGAACGACTGAGATAACTGCGCTTGAGGCAGCCGTCCGGGGTGCAGGTTATGACGTTCGCAAGGTGGTCGCCACTGAGGTCAGCGGTGACGGTGACGACCATCGTACCGTCGAGATACGTACGCTCAAGAACCTGCTGTTTTTCTCGGCGTTGCTGACACTTCCGCTCTTCCTGTTGGAGATGGGCTCCCACTTCATACCCGGCGTCCACGAACTGATCATGGACACCATCGGGATGCGCAACAATCTTTATCTCCAGTTCGTGCTGGCGACCGTGGTCCTGTTTGGTCCGGGCCTGAGGTTCTTCCAGAAGGGCGTACCAAACCTGTTACGCTGGACGCCTGATATGAATTCGCTTGTCGTCCTTGGTACTTCTGCGGCCTGGGGCTATTCGGTCGTTGCAACCTTTTTGCCTGGCCTTCTGCCCCCAGGGACCGCGAATGTCTATTACGAGGCTGCGGCCGTTATCGTCACGCTGATCCTGCTCGGCCGATACCTGGAAGCCCGCGCCAAGGGCCGGACCAGCCAGGCGATCAAGCGGCTAGTCGGCCTGCAACCCAAGACGGCCTTCGTCTCTCATGGCGGGGAATTCGTCGAGATTCAGATCAGCGACGTTGTCGTCGGCGACATCATCCGGATCAGGCCGGGTGAAAAAATCCCGGTCGACGGCACTGTGGTAGACGGCAGTTCGTACGTCGACGAATCCATGATTACGGGAGAGCCTGTACCCGTTCAGAAGTCTGCGAACAGCGAAGTGGTCGGCGGCACCATCAACAAGACGGGGTCGTTTACCTTCAAGGCAACCAAGGTCGGCAGCGACACGCTGCTCGCGCAGATCATCAAGATGGTCGAGGCCGCGCAGGGTTCGAAACTGCCGATCCAGGCCCTGGTCGACAAGGTTACCGGTTGGTTTGTTCCGGCCGTGATCCTCGCGGCCATCGTGACCTTCGCTGCCTGGTACGTCTTCGGCCCCTCTCCTGCGCTGACATTCGCGCTGGTGAACGCGGTCGCTGTTCTCATTATCGCATGCCCCTGCGCCATGGGTCTGGCAACACCGACCTCGATCATGGTCGGCACGGGCCGCGCAGCTGAACTCGGCATACTGTTCCGGAAGGGTGAAGCACTGCAAAGCCTGCGTGAGGCAGATGTCGTTGCGCTCGACAAGACCGGAACCCTGACCAAGGGACGCCCGGAACTGACGGACCTGATCGTCGCCGACGGCTTCGACGCCGACCTGGTACTGGCTCAGATTGCAAGCCTGGAGTCCTTGTCCGAGCATCCGATTGCCGAAGCTATCGTATCGGCCGCGAAGGCGAAGGGCGTTGGTTTGGCCACCGTGAAGAATTTCGAGGCGACACCTGGATTTGGTGTGAGCGGCACGGTGGACGGATCGGACATCCTTGTTGGTGCCGACCGCGCCCTGCAGCTACACAAGATCGATGTTTCGACGTTCGCCCGCGAAGCCGAACGGCTCGGCGACAGCGGCAAGTCTCCGCTCTATGCAGCAATCGACGGACGTCTGGCGGCCATCATCGCTGTTTCCGATCCAATCAAGGAAACCACTCCTCAGGCGATTAAGGCCCTGCATAACCTTGGCCTGAAGGTGGCGATGATCACCGGAGATAACCGTCGTACGGCCGAGGCAATAGCCAGGCAGCTTGGTATCGACGAAGTCATCGCCGAGGTTTTGCCGGAGGGAAAGGTCGAGGCGGTCAAGAGACTTCGACACGACAACCGAAAGGTGGCCTTCATCGGTGACGGCATCAACGATGCCCCAGCCCTGACCGAAGCCGATGTCGGCCTGGCGGTAGGGACAGGAACTGATATCGCGATTGAAAGTGCCGATGTCGTGCTCATGTCGGGAGACCTGAACGGTGTGCCGAAGGCCATCGCCCTCAGCAAGGCCACGATCCTGAACATCAAGCAGAACTTGTTTTGGGCATTCGCCTACAACGTCCTGCTGATTCCGGTCGCTGCTGGCGTATTGTACCCCGTGAACGGCACCCTTATGTCGCCGATATTCGCAGCGGCTGCGATGGCAATGTCGAGTGTGTTTGTACTCGGCAATGCGCTCCGGCTTCGTCGGGCAAATCCAGCTTGA
- the cueR gene encoding Cu(I)-responsive transcriptional regulator — MNIGQASKATGVSTKMIRYYEQIKLISPAHRTEASYRTYSDNDIHTLRFVRGARDLGFSVEQMKTLLTLWRDRSRASADVKAIALEHIAELERKAAAIQAMTKTLKHLANNCQGNDRPDCPIIEEIANASEKQTPDINARFGVNAKQ; from the coding sequence ATGAATATCGGGCAAGCCTCAAAAGCGACCGGCGTTTCTACAAAAATGATCCGCTACTACGAGCAGATCAAGTTGATAAGCCCCGCGCACCGGACGGAGGCGAGCTATCGCACTTACAGCGACAACGACATTCATACATTGCGGTTTGTCCGAGGAGCCCGTGACCTCGGTTTTTCAGTGGAGCAGATGAAAACGCTTTTGACCCTATGGCGCGACCGTTCGAGAGCGAGTGCAGACGTCAAAGCGATTGCACTTGAGCATATCGCCGAACTGGAACGTAAGGCGGCGGCGATACAAGCCATGACCAAGACCCTAAAGCACCTGGCGAACAATTGCCAAGGCAATGATCGACCGGATTGCCCGATCATTGAAGAGATTGCGAACGCCTCTGAAAAGCAAACACCGGATATCAATGCCCGATTTGGGGTCAACGCTAAGCAATGA
- a CDS encoding copper-transporting P-type ATPase produces MDVQKDHKGRYYHHGEQQAQATLATEGSPVTDQTEGAIYTCPMHPQVRQIGPGNCPICGMTLEPEVVTIETGPSAEYLDMRRRFWIGLVLSVPVLLLEMGGHLTNLHMVLGAQTSNWVQLVLATPVVLWAGFPFFERAWKSLVTMRLNMFTLIAMGTGVAWTYSVVATLAPGLFPATFRSADGSVAIYFEAAAVITVLVLLGQVLELQAREQTGGAIRALLDLAPKTARRVRDGVDEDIDLEMVVVGDRLRVRPGEKVPVDGSLIEGRSSVDESMITGESMPVTKEVGAKLIGGTMNQTGGFVMEAGKVGRDTMLAQIVRMVADAQRSRAPIQRLADEVSGWFVPVVIGIAIVAFVAWMIWGPEPRFAHGLVAAVAVLIIACPCALGLATPMSIMVGVGRGAGLGVLIKNAEALERFEKIDTLVVDKTGTLTEGKPKVTSIAAINGFTESELLRLAATLERASEHPLATAIVNAAAERQLILSVAEDFDSPVGKGVTGSVDGRKLIIGSHRIMEEAHIDVSALTRQAEAMRGEGATVIFIAIDGCVGGLLAISDPIKTTTPNAVLALLKAGVRVVMLTGDNKTTADAVARKLGITEVEAEILPEDKSKIVKRLREEGRIVAMAGDGVNDAPALAAADVGIAMGTGTDVAIESAGVTLLKGDLQGIVRARQLSHATMNNIRQNLFFAFIYNAAGVPIAAGVLYPAFGLLLSPIIAAAAMALSSVSVIGNALRLRSVRI; encoded by the coding sequence ATGGATGTTCAAAAGGACCATAAAGGTCGCTATTACCATCATGGCGAACAACAGGCTCAGGCCACGCTAGCAACCGAAGGAAGTCCGGTCACCGATCAGACGGAAGGCGCGATTTACACCTGCCCTATGCATCCCCAGGTAAGGCAAATCGGGCCCGGGAACTGCCCAATCTGCGGAATGACGTTGGAACCGGAAGTGGTCACAATAGAAACCGGCCCCAGCGCCGAATACCTCGATATGAGGCGTCGTTTCTGGATCGGGCTCGTTCTGTCCGTGCCTGTGCTCCTGCTGGAGATGGGTGGCCACCTCACCAATCTTCACATGGTGCTTGGTGCCCAGACCTCGAACTGGGTTCAACTAGTGCTTGCGACACCTGTCGTCCTATGGGCGGGCTTTCCATTCTTCGAGCGAGCATGGAAGTCGCTCGTCACTATGCGGCTGAATATGTTCACATTGATCGCGATGGGGACGGGTGTCGCGTGGACTTACAGCGTCGTTGCAACCCTTGCACCTGGTCTGTTTCCAGCCACGTTCCGCTCCGCAGACGGTTCGGTCGCCATTTATTTCGAAGCTGCAGCCGTCATCACCGTCCTGGTATTGCTTGGACAAGTGCTGGAGTTGCAAGCCCGTGAACAGACCGGTGGAGCCATCCGCGCACTTCTTGACCTTGCCCCGAAGACTGCACGCCGCGTCCGCGATGGTGTCGACGAGGACATCGACCTGGAAATGGTTGTCGTCGGGGATCGGCTTCGAGTTCGCCCCGGTGAAAAGGTCCCGGTCGATGGCAGCCTTATCGAAGGTCGCAGTTCGGTGGATGAATCGATGATCACAGGTGAATCGATGCCCGTCACCAAAGAGGTCGGTGCAAAGCTGATAGGCGGCACGATGAACCAGACCGGCGGCTTCGTCATGGAGGCAGGAAAAGTCGGCCGCGACACCATGCTGGCCCAGATCGTCCGCATGGTTGCGGACGCCCAGCGCTCGCGAGCGCCCATCCAGCGCCTGGCCGACGAAGTTTCCGGTTGGTTCGTCCCCGTGGTGATCGGGATTGCCATCGTGGCATTCGTAGCGTGGATGATATGGGGACCAGAACCGCGCTTTGCCCACGGCCTTGTAGCCGCAGTCGCGGTGCTCATCATCGCATGCCCCTGCGCATTGGGCCTTGCGACCCCAATGTCGATCATGGTGGGCGTTGGCCGGGGTGCAGGTCTTGGTGTCTTGATCAAGAATGCCGAAGCCCTGGAGCGTTTCGAGAAAATCGACACATTGGTCGTCGATAAGACCGGAACCCTGACCGAGGGGAAACCCAAGGTAACGTCGATAGCGGCGATAAACGGGTTCACAGAATCCGAACTGCTGCGACTGGCGGCAACACTGGAACGAGCGAGCGAGCATCCACTGGCAACTGCCATAGTCAACGCGGCGGCGGAACGACAGCTGATTCTCAGCGTCGCGGAAGATTTCGATAGCCCGGTTGGCAAAGGGGTTACGGGAAGTGTCGATGGACGAAAGCTCATTATAGGCAGCCACCGCATCATGGAGGAAGCTCATATCGATGTCTCAGCTCTTACCAGGCAGGCGGAAGCGATGAGGGGTGAAGGCGCAACGGTAATCTTCATCGCGATAGACGGCTGTGTTGGAGGCCTTTTGGCGATCTCCGACCCAATCAAAACGACGACGCCAAATGCAGTTCTAGCTTTGCTGAAGGCAGGGGTCCGGGTCGTCATGCTGACGGGCGATAACAAGACGACGGCCGACGCGGTCGCACGCAAGCTCGGGATCACCGAGGTCGAGGCCGAAATCCTGCCGGAAGACAAGAGCAAGATCGTCAAGCGTTTGCGGGAAGAAGGCCGGATCGTCGCCATGGCCGGAGATGGGGTGAACGACGCCCCTGCCCTGGCTGCTGCAGATGTCGGAATTGCTATGGGAACCGGCACGGATGTCGCGATTGAGAGCGCAGGCGTCACTCTGCTCAAAGGCGATCTGCAAGGGATTGTGCGGGCTCGCCAACTGAGTCATGCGACAATGAACAACATCCGGCAGAACCTGTTCTTCGCCTTCATATATAACGCGGCTGGTGTACCCATTGCCGCCGGAGTGCTCTACCCCGCGTTCGGACTTTTGCTGTCGCCGATCATCGCAGCGGCCGCCATGGCGCTTTCGTCGGTAAGCGTCATTGGCAATGCCCTGAGATTGAGGAGCGTGCGGATATGA
- a CDS encoding transmembrane anchor protein, whose product MLGLTEMGEIKTQLAEEAEADLKKTQEMKVPAATGAATQQGSGLMDRLINEFGVRAAFAQEMLQDEMSVTLKPGEATEIKLTMTKGAKATYEWIAEGGVVNFDMHADGNSGETTSYEKGRAKPSGSGELEAAFDGKHGWFWRNRTDADVTIKLKTSGAYSDIKKVM is encoded by the coding sequence GTGCTCGGTCTAACCGAGATGGGCGAGATCAAGACCCAGCTCGCAGAAGAGGCTGAGGCTGATCTTAAGAAAACGCAGGAGATGAAAGTTCCGGCGGCGACCGGAGCCGCAACGCAGCAGGGCTCCGGCCTGATGGATCGCCTGATCAATGAATTCGGCGTCCGGGCGGCATTCGCTCAGGAAATGCTTCAGGATGAGATGTCCGTGACGCTGAAGCCGGGCGAGGCGACTGAGATTAAGCTGACGATGACCAAGGGCGCGAAAGCCACTTACGAATGGATCGCGGAAGGCGGTGTCGTAAACTTCGATATGCATGCCGATGGCAACAGTGGTGAAACAACCAGCTACGAGAAGGGGCGAGCTAAGCCATCCGGTTCTGGCGAACTGGAAGCTGCTTTCGACGGTAAGCATGGTTGGTTCTGGCGCAACCGGACTGATGCTGATGTCACAATCAAGCTGAAAACATCGGGAGCATATTCGGACATCAAGAAGGTGATGTAA